CAAGTAATAATATAAACCTTGATGGAAGAGGTTGACCATTGTAAACCAAACCAAAATTGTGTAAACGCCTTTGACAGCTGTGTCTTACGACAATTGACGAGACCTTCGTGTAAACGCCGTTCTATATTTTGCCTACGCCAACTGGCATTATCAAGTCAAATCTTCCAACAACTCTATAAATTTGtctctttccttcttttttttcctctcttcATTTTTGTTTTGCAGTACAAACAGATTTGGTTTATTATGCACTTTATTCAAATTAATACTAACAAAAATTGTGGATTGAGAGTttacatattaaataattatagaGTGATATGACCCGGGAAAAACTATATATTTCAATGACCCATATCTGGCCAAACAAAAGTTAGTAAAATAGTACTAGTACTGTAAACGTAATGGTGCCCACACATGACAACAGAAAAAATCTTTTCACGCTTCCCAATTTGAATTCACACCTTTGATTGTCCTTTCTTCCATCAAACACAAAACAAAGAAACAAACTTCCCATGTCCACTCAATAGTCCTACCATGCTTTTcccaatttaaaataaaatataatatgtaaacaaatattcaaaattataaatCTAGTCCTAATTTTTGACTTGCTAATTCACAACTAACTTCAGCTAATCCAACTCTAGAATTTGCAAGATCAAATTCCATCCAGAAAttttgttgatgatgatgtccaATGACGTACGCCTCTATCCCTAGTAAGTCTGAATTTCCCATAGTAAAACAATACACTTGATCCTTCCCTCTCGTTACTCCTGCTAATTTGTAGAGTAATTTTTCACCAGTGACACTCATTTCCACACCTGGAAACATTAAAGTTACGGGTGGCAACTGCGGTAGTGTCGTACGAGTTGACTCAACTAAGTAACACAAGTCCATCGCCCCTTGGAATACGAAATTCGGGTCGTTCAAGATAATCAACACGCCTTTGGTTTGCTTCATAAACTCATTTTTTAATGCGGTGTAAGCCGGGCCAAGTAGataagtgaattgagtacccgAGTCAACCATGGTTTGACCCGCCCCGGTGTGATCCGGTACGAATACGGATTTAGGCAAGGGTAAAATCGTACCCCCAACTTTAATTCCTTCCAACTGGACCGTATAAGCGACCCGGTCAAAATAAGGTAACGGAGTTGACATTTGGACTAACGGAGTGTACTTCCGGGGTTTAAGCCAAGGCAAATTCACGTCCCCAAATAGGAGAACACCGTTACTGTCACCACCCGAAATACAATAAGAGAATTTCGGGTAACCCATTTGAGTAACGAAAGATAAACCTCCGCGGTTCATTCCTATCAACCCGGTAGTCCGGGAGTCTTCCGggtttgaacttgaacttgaatccATACAACCGAACACTATCCCGGGTAAATTCAAATTATCAATACGGAAAGTTTCCGTAGCGAGATTACCTTCAACGGAGGAACCATCAGCATAAGACAGCGTAGCGTGGCAGAGTTTTTTAGGGTCACATGAAACGGGTATAGAGAAATCCCGGGTTTTTGTCCTGCATGTTGGTGAAGAACAGGGGATAACAGAGTATGAAGAAGAAACAAGCGGGTTGAACGTTAAAGGTGTTGTTGGGGTCTTCTTGCAATGAAGCCATGAAAGTTCACTCCCTGTATCAAGTACCATGATGACTTGCTGTGGAGGCGACCCAATAGAAAGAGAAACGGTAAGAGAAACATTATGGTGGAAAGAAACTCTGTTTGGGGGTTTTGGGGTGGAGAAAGATGATATTTTCTTGGCTCTGAGAGGCAAAATCAGTGACTGTTTAGTAGAAATTGATTGGATGAAAAAAGTAGAGAATATAAGGAGAAGAAGCAGAAGATTTACTGAGTCATCCATACCAGATTAAGGATAAATTAAACAGAGTTATTGTTCATGGAAAGAAATTGGAGGGGATTTTGAATGTTTGAAGCTCTGTCTTTTATCAATGAAAAGACTACTCAGCGCCAACCTCTGAATTTGTGAACTCTGTTTTCTTCTAGTGCAGTTGTTGAGTGTGTCCCCTTCGTACAATAGTAACCGATAAACTCTGGGAATATATATAGGtggagaagaaaaaatattatatttcgGCAAACAAATATAAttggataatttttaaataattattctctccgtttcaaaaagaattactTGATTTAActtgacataaaatttaaaaaaaaaaaaaaaagacttttatgtcaaatatataaaaatgtcctttaatctCGTAGCCTGAAATATGCCATGTAGAAAagtattaccaaaaaaaaaagaatcattctttttaaaacaaacttaaaaaggaaaggaactcattattttttaaacggAAGGAATAATTGCAAATACATGGTAAGATTAACACATTGTCAATTATGACATATAAGATATTAACTTAAATAGCAGATGCTAATATATTATTCATGATACATAGGATTTTATACCATAAATATATGTTTAATAAACGTTTTTTTCTACAAAATAATACTttcaatttaataaaaattataccATAAATATTTAtcccataaatttatattaaaaaatataataataatcttgactttgttataaattatatttatttttataccataaaaatacattatgtaTGTtagatataaaaaatttatatcaagtatatatagaaatatgtgttcatatttaatgaatattttttttaaccaaaaatGTACTTCTAGCATAATAATTTATACCATAAATATCCGTAACAAAATATTATACCGAAAATATATCAATAATCTAACTTTGtcataaattatgtttatacCGTAGTATATTCTAGATATAAGAAGCGTATGACATGCATGCActacaaataaaaatttatatgtaGTAATGATATCAATAATGATTTTCCATGAAAATAAGGAGTGATATTAAACTAGATAATATGTATACTGATTTTCGTAGAtataaaatattgattaaaatatttgaatacaTACCGGGAGAGAAAGATTTGATATTCTTTTTATGATACATTTTGTTTAAAGATTGAAGAGAATTTCTTAAATTAAGGTAAGCAAAGAATTTGATATAGAATTAATTTAGAGAttataattatctattttaattttttaaaattggtaaaaaaaaatatatatatatatttaatataaaaaatattattatttatgtaagTAAGTCTTAAAAAATgttttccaaatattttttttccttatgaATTTATAAACCTAAAGGTGTAAGATTTGAATTCACTTCTTTCCCAGTAAAAACTTTCAAACGGAGATGCAACTTTACAGATATAAGAATCTTTGTACGAACATAAGTCGGTACCAATTATTCAAGAGATTCTGGCCaagtgcaatttttttttcctttaaaaaataaatttcaacattATGGTGGTCCATGTAGAAAATACTGTAAAATATTTGGGAGAATCATTTTCAAGGTAACTAAACCGTATTGTGATATTGGCGTGTATAtttagcaatttttatttaccttatatattaGGAAAACTAATCATGGTATAAAATATTGTATTATTTGATCTTTTGTCAATGTTGAGTGAATATTTCATGTGTATTTAATTTCGTTATCACTAATATAGAAAACTCCTTATTTTTGGCCTTTTATTAATAGCAACATTTGTTAATTCATGGtataaaatcatatatatcttgtatatatatagagTATATATTGTAGactatttaattaagttaatagtAGTAATACTTCGTACCATATTTGGTAGCTGGTTAGAGGTAagttatacatatataatacttCGTATGATGTATAAATTAATATGCCGTTtgatttgtaatttaaaaatgCGCATAATTAATAaatgtataagttatgagagaatttatatattattttatatccaATTTTTTTAACAAAGAAAGTAATATTCTGAGATATTAAAGCCTCATTTGTTTTCTTTAATATGAGGccgtttgaattggcttataagatattttcagctttttttgagtgtttgactgaccaacttaaagtaattttgtgcttaaaataagcctcaataaatagttgggtttatttgaatgatcttattttaagcagtttataagttgaaaacagtctataagtcaaaaaaaaaagttggtctgcacctatttttttaaaacttataagcagttttcaacttataaactgcttaaaaataagtcaatccaaacagactatatatatatacacactaaaAAGGATATAACtacataaattgggatagaTAAAATGATAGTATGGTagcttacaacaacaacaacaatccagtgaaatcccacaacgtgaggtctgaggagggtaaagtgtacgcagaccttgaCGATTGTTTCTgagagaccctcagctcaatagaagcataaaaagaggtcagataaggctaagaagttcataacaatatgaaaaagcaaataacgaaagcgacacagataaaatagataataacagaaatcagagcacaagaaattatagtgcgctaatgctcctactaataaggaagaataacgagactatgtactagccctctaccctaatatgggtcttCCATAccttcctatctaaggtcatgtcctcgataagctgtaactgcgccatgtcatgtctaatcacctctccccaatattttttcgacctatccctacctcttctgaaatcatTCATGACCAACCTCTCATACCTTTGTATTGGGGCATCTATATCTCTCGTCTTAGAgttaaggaaaataaaaaaataaatacttagGTAGGTAGACTTGCTATTCATGGGAACTTGGGAAACAGAGGCTAGTTTAATAAGTAATAGCTACAAGTAACGTAGGGTAGGTCACACTCGTGTGGTTTGAGTTTGAAAATGGGAAGAAGATGTATGCTTGGATTCTTTCTTTTGGTGGTTGCACGtcaatttgatttgatatatatTTCAACTAGTACCTTGATAAACATCTTCTTATGCTCatcacttaaaatattttctctctgTATGTTTATATATAGTCAATATTCAActtccaaaatattttattgtttatATATAGTCAATATTCAActtccaaaatattttatcaattgttCAAATTTGTGTACCGTGAATAAGCTTCATATAGATCATTAGTACCCTTTTACTTAATTCCAAAGAGAAATTGAATAATCAAGGATTTGTACCAATTTTTTAAAGTCAAGACTAGTACTAGTCATTATACCAGCTAGCTAGCTAAAAGTTAGTATTGGTCTTCAATAACAATCTGAAAGGAATTAAATGAGTACGCTCGATATCTAGAAGATTACAGTTAGGGACGGAGTTAGAAACCAAGGTACACATTTAaccaaattcaataattttaatttaaatattatatttgttttaaaaaattatttaatatatatataaattattaatttaaaattttaaaacttaaaaggaTACTTAGAATCTTTAATTCATACGCCTCAAATTCTAATTGTAatcttcaaatatatatatatatacgctTTAAATCATCCGTCCTCTCTAACCAAAGCATACTCAAAGGTCTGCTTTATGCATGGGGACCAGACTGGATTCTTGTTCTTTAGCGTCTTCTGCCAGACAAGACTCAAAAAATATTACTGGAAATTGTCTTAAGATATGTAAGTTTAGAGACACCTATCTGTAGAAAAACTAGAATATAACCAAAAGCATCACTGTTAAAAAATCAATTGCATAGGGATAAGAAAATTAATTGCTTGGGAATAGGACTTGTATCGTATGTATATACTAATTAAGTTTGTGAACAGAAAGAGAGAAGTTGTCAATTTTTTCGCTTAATACAATATTGGCGATTGATCAATTAAGAAACAGGTTTAAAGTTTCGGCAGAACATTCAAACTTGGATAATCTGCCTGTTGGAGCAGCCAATCAATATACTCCGATTTTTTCTATACATGgattttgattgatattttaaGATGtacattttcatcatattaatatgaGAATGATTGCAATTTATAGTAATtactaaattaatataatttaatttagtaTTAAAGATTAGTCAAATTAACTCTCATAAAGTGAAATGCCCAAGTATAACGAATGATCaaggattatatatatataatgcaaTTTTCAAAGTTCCTTTCATCACTAATGGATTCGTCTCTGCAATTAATATGGTTGTAACTAGTTAGCAGTGAATTTAGTAAATTGAAAATTGCAAATATGCCACAAACGTCTAGCAGCATAAATATTGTAATTTTGCATTTCCGGatcaatctattcaaatattttacatgcaaaaaaataaagggagggggggggggggaatttaCCACATAGTGATCGGTTATTTTAAAATCTCGTTAGTATTAATTCTTAACCTATATATTGTTGAGTACGGTATAATTTaatgattgaatgagtgatatATGACGCTAAGAAAGTACATGAATTTGGTAGATG
The sequence above is a segment of the Solanum dulcamara chromosome 11, daSolDulc1.2, whole genome shotgun sequence genome. Coding sequences within it:
- the LOC129874936 gene encoding aspartic proteinase PCS1-like, translated to MDDSVNLLLLLLIFSTFFIQSISTKQSLILPLRAKKISSFSTPKPPNRVSFHHNVSLTVSLSIGSPPQQVIMVLDTGSELSWLHCKKTPTTPLTFNPLVSSSYSVIPCSSPTCRTKTRDFSIPVSCDPKKLCHATLSYADGSSVEGNLATETFRIDNLNLPGIVFGCMDSSSSSNPEDSRTTGLIGMNRGGLSFVTQMGYPKFSYCISGGDSNGVLLFGDVNLPWLKPRKYTPLVQMSTPLPYFDRVAYTVQLEGIKVGGTILPLPKSVFVPDHTGAGQTMVDSGTQFTYLLGPAYTALKNEFMKQTKGVLIILNDPNFVFQGAMDLCYLVESTRTTLPQLPPVTLMFPGVEMSVTGEKLLYKLAGVTRGKDQVYCFTMGNSDLLGIEAYVIGHHHQQNFWMEFDLANSRVGLAEVSCELASQKLGLDL